A genomic stretch from Candidatus Vicinibacter proximus includes:
- a CDS encoding inositol phosphorylceramide synthase codes for MNRIKQIYSLLRTEEKLALWFFLPMSFLTFYFVGEKGYPNGARERFFITFGLMIIYAYVQLKYQDRKPVQVFRDIAPFFFCIAIYTNLHDLVYFLHPTNIDDRLIAIDQKLIGYQLSVEALKYRPVWLIKWLEINYSLFFYYPVTLGLILYLKNKKKEYREFLVTIMLTFFTGYFLYVIFPAVGPKHYFKELFHNPALLNWKVEENMYQFFHISEGVRRDAFPSLHNAITILVMSFAFKFERKIFYLMLPFAASLMVATVYLGHHYMIDVFAGWLLAALAFIYFPKFEQQGALA; via the coding sequence ATGAACCGGATAAAACAAATTTATTCCTTGTTGCGAACTGAAGAAAAACTGGCACTTTGGTTTTTCTTGCCCATGAGTTTTCTGACTTTCTATTTTGTAGGTGAAAAGGGTTACCCCAATGGCGCACGGGAAAGATTCTTCATCACCTTTGGCCTGATGATCATCTATGCCTACGTCCAGTTAAAATATCAGGATCGAAAACCTGTGCAGGTGTTCCGGGACATTGCCCCTTTTTTCTTTTGCATTGCCATTTATACCAACCTGCATGATCTGGTTTATTTTCTGCATCCTACCAATATTGACGACCGGCTCATTGCCATCGACCAGAAACTGATCGGCTACCAACTGTCGGTAGAAGCTTTAAAATATCGACCTGTATGGCTGATCAAATGGCTTGAAATCAACTATTCTCTTTTCTTCTATTATCCCGTCACTCTTGGATTGATATTGTATCTGAAAAATAAAAAAAAGGAATACCGGGAATTTCTGGTCACCATCATGCTTACTTTTTTTACCGGTTATTTCTTGTATGTAATTTTTCCTGCGGTGGGTCCCAAACATTATTTCAAAGAATTGTTTCACAACCCTGCCTTGTTGAACTGGAAGGTAGAAGAAAACATGTACCAGTTTTTTCACATCAGTGAAGGTGTAAGGCGGGATGCTTTTCCTAGTTTACACAATGCCATCACAATCCTCGTGATGAGTTTTGCCTTTAAATTTGAACGAAAAATATTTTATCTGATGTTGCCTTTTGCTGCCTCCTTAATGGTGGCAACCGTTTATCTGGGCCATCATTACATGATTGATGTTTTTGCAGGCTGGTTGCTGGCTGCTTTGGCCTTCATCTATTTTCCAAAATTTGAACAACAGGGTGCATTGGCCTAA
- a CDS encoding CoA pyrophosphatase, whose protein sequence is MSPLPHRLDELPAEDHTRASVMVLLMGDEQEMYFPLIKRNPVSAHDPHKGQVSLPGGRREESDYNMLFTALRETQEEIGVPASDIKIVGALSELYIPVSNNLVYPYIGWYEGDLDFVLQESEVFDILRCPVRHLIKEDLYTRRKLKTSYASSIEVPGFELEDAWVWGATAMILEELRELIHTI, encoded by the coding sequence ATGTCTCCTTTACCCCATAGACTCGACGAACTTCCTGCTGAAGACCATACAAGGGCATCCGTGATGGTCTTACTCATGGGGGATGAGCAAGAGATGTATTTTCCATTGATCAAGAGAAATCCGGTGAGTGCTCATGATCCACACAAGGGTCAGGTGAGTTTACCCGGAGGAAGAAGAGAGGAAAGCGATTACAACATGCTCTTTACCGCGCTGAGAGAGACTCAGGAGGAAATTGGCGTTCCGGCTTCTGACATCAAGATAGTGGGTGCCCTCTCCGAATTATACATTCCTGTCAGCAACAACCTGGTATATCCTTACATCGGCTGGTACGAGGGCGACCTCGATTTTGTCCTTCAGGAATCCGAGGTCTTCGACATACTGCGTTGTCCGGTGCGGCATTTGATTAAGGAAGATCTTTATACAAGGAGAAAGCTGAAGACCAGTTATGCAAGTTCAATTGAAGTTCCGGGCTTCGAACTGGAAGATGCCTGGGTCTGGGGCGCAACGGCCATGATTCTGGAAGAATTAAGAGAGCTGATCCATACCATTTAG
- a CDS encoding inositol monophosphatase yields MEKNQLQDLCDKLISVAKEAGCFIRGELERVTSEHIEVKEKHSLVTYVDKETEKMIVTQLKEIFPDAAFLTEEGTTEQLTGKEYTWVIDPLDGTTNFLQHIPVFCVSIALVKNGRPILGAIYDPMQNESFYAWKGGGAWMNGKKIQVSKTPLLSDAVIATGFPYARKNISSLIVLLRLILEEARGLRRLGSAALDLAYTACGRFDGYYEALINPWDVAAGILLVEEAGGLVTDMDGQLNPLYSPHILAGNPFIHEVLLNHSKEVNAHQT; encoded by the coding sequence ATGGAAAAAAATCAATTGCAAGATCTCTGCGACAAATTAATATCCGTAGCTAAAGAAGCCGGATGTTTTATTCGTGGAGAATTGGAACGAGTTACCTCGGAACACATTGAAGTTAAGGAAAAACACAGTCTTGTAACCTACGTGGACAAAGAGACAGAGAAAATGATTGTGACCCAACTGAAAGAAATCTTTCCGGATGCTGCATTCCTTACAGAAGAAGGCACCACTGAGCAGCTGACGGGTAAGGAATATACTTGGGTTATAGATCCGTTGGATGGCACGACTAATTTTCTTCAACATATTCCGGTCTTTTGTGTAAGTATTGCGCTCGTAAAAAATGGAAGACCTATTCTCGGTGCCATTTATGATCCCATGCAAAATGAAAGCTTTTATGCCTGGAAAGGAGGAGGAGCCTGGATGAATGGAAAGAAAATTCAGGTGAGCAAGACTCCGCTGTTATCTGATGCAGTCATCGCTACCGGATTCCCTTATGCTCGAAAGAATATATCCTCTCTTATTGTGCTTCTAAGGTTAATTTTGGAAGAAGCCAGGGGGCTTCGCAGACTTGGATCAGCCGCATTAGATCTGGCTTATACAGCATGCGGCAGATTTGATGGGTATTATGAAGCCCTGATCAATCCATGGGATGTCGCAGCCGGAATATTATTGGTGGAAGAAGCGGGTGGTCTGGTTACGGATATGGATGGGCAGCTGAACCCACTTTACAGTCCTCATATATTGGCCGGAAATCCTTTTATCCATGAAGTGCTCCTGAATCATTCAAAAGAAGTAAATGCGCATCAGACTTAG
- a CDS encoding response regulator transcription factor — protein sequence MKKARLLYAEDDETLSFITKDHLELQGYEVVHCVNGAIAFEVFKNEKFDLCIFDVMLPEMDGFTLAENVRKKDQQIPILFLTAKSLKEDRIHGLRLGGDDYLTKPFSIEELILKIEIFLRRSRVFEAPTQEQELVVGMYKYLPLEYQLIKDTNVRILTQRESELLDFLLKNKNKVIKRSVILESLWGEDDYFMGRSLDVFISRLRKYLSEDPAIKIDNIHGIGFKFLCP from the coding sequence ATGAAAAAAGCCAGATTACTTTATGCAGAAGATGATGAAACCCTAAGTTTCATCACCAAAGACCACCTGGAACTTCAGGGTTATGAAGTAGTACATTGCGTAAACGGTGCCATTGCATTCGAGGTTTTCAAAAATGAAAAATTCGATTTGTGCATTTTTGATGTGATGTTACCGGAGATGGATGGATTTACGCTTGCCGAGAATGTGCGAAAGAAAGATCAGCAGATACCCATCCTCTTTCTTACGGCTAAATCCCTTAAAGAAGATAGGATTCATGGCTTGAGACTGGGCGGGGACGATTATCTTACCAAACCATTCAGCATCGAAGAACTCATTCTGAAAATAGAGATTTTCCTGCGACGCAGCAGGGTTTTTGAAGCACCTACACAGGAACAGGAATTGGTTGTAGGAATGTACAAATACCTTCCGCTTGAATACCAATTGATCAAAGATACCAATGTGCGCATCCTGACGCAAAGAGAAAGTGAGCTGCTGGACTTCTTGCTTAAAAATAAAAACAAAGTGATCAAACGTTCTGTAATCCTGGAGAGTCTCTGGGGCGAGGATGATTATTTTATGGGCCGTAGCCTGGATGTTTTTATTTCCAGATTACGCAAATACCTCAGTGAAGATCCGGCCATAAAAATCGACAACATACATGGTATAGGTTTTAAGTTTCTTTGCCCTTAG
- a CDS encoding HAMP domain-containing histidine kinase, whose protein sequence is MSSFKIRVLVFLGALTIIGIFVMQGVYIYKNYNKEEGEFHRAVNIALRNTAVEIAKYNGVKLPEKGLIKMESSNIYEVNVNSPIDQTILQTFLETELDKQGITTLFEYGIYNCNTNELVFSECCLVAKADKKVTVKKNRGKKKPENYYFVVRFPEKKSFLWVEMKSIWFSTILLFIACAIFSAAIIVILRQKRYSELMRDFVNNMTHEFKTPISSIKISADVLLHHPLVEEDKRLTQYAQIIRDQNQRLNDQVEKVLQIAKMESSSFSLNKEELDLHELIKQCSSQYAFRLGDGGGSLQMRLDAYKFRIRADRFHMTNVISNLLDNAVKYSRNNPEITIRTSNDKDKLIIEVEDRGIGIQAHDLDKLFQKFYRVPTGDVHNVKGFGIGLYYVKRICDAHEFELNLQSVYGEGTTVTITCKNSFE, encoded by the coding sequence ATGTCCTCATTTAAAATACGAGTTCTTGTTTTTTTGGGTGCCTTGACCATCATTGGGATTTTCGTAATGCAGGGCGTTTATATTTACAAAAATTACAACAAGGAGGAAGGAGAATTTCACAGAGCAGTAAATATTGCTTTGCGAAACACTGCTGTGGAAATCGCCAAATACAATGGCGTGAAGTTGCCTGAAAAGGGATTGATTAAAATGGAGTCCTCAAACATTTACGAAGTCAATGTAAATTCTCCAATTGACCAGACAATTTTGCAGACTTTTCTGGAGACAGAATTGGACAAGCAGGGAATAACTACATTGTTTGAATATGGAATTTATAATTGCAATACCAACGAACTTGTTTTTAGTGAATGTTGTCTGGTCGCAAAGGCAGATAAAAAAGTTACCGTAAAAAAGAACAGAGGAAAGAAAAAACCGGAGAATTATTATTTTGTGGTACGTTTTCCGGAGAAAAAATCTTTCTTGTGGGTGGAGATGAAATCCATTTGGTTTTCAACGATTTTATTGTTTATTGCTTGTGCCATATTCAGCGCAGCCATCATTGTTATTTTACGACAAAAAAGATACTCTGAGTTGATGAGGGATTTTGTAAACAACATGACCCATGAATTTAAAACCCCCATTTCCTCTATTAAAATATCTGCCGATGTGCTTTTGCATCATCCACTCGTTGAAGAGGATAAACGTTTGACTCAATATGCTCAGATCATTCGCGATCAAAATCAGCGACTGAATGATCAGGTTGAAAAGGTATTGCAGATTGCCAAGATGGAATCATCTTCTTTTTCGCTTAACAAAGAGGAATTGGATTTACACGAACTGATCAAACAATGCAGTAGTCAATATGCATTCCGACTCGGTGATGGTGGAGGAAGTCTGCAGATGAGACTGGATGCCTATAAATTCAGAATCAGAGCGGATCGTTTTCACATGACCAACGTCATATCCAACTTGCTGGACAATGCAGTGAAATACAGCAGGAACAATCCTGAAATCACCATCCGGACTTCCAATGACAAAGACAAACTGATTATTGAAGTAGAAGATAGAGGTATTGGAATACAAGCCCATGACTTGGATAAGTTATTTCAGAAGTTCTACCGTGTCCCAACCGGAGATGTCCATAATGTCAAAGGATTTGGCATTGGACTTTACTATGTAAAAAGAATTTGCGATGCTCACGAATTTGAACTTAATTTGCAGAGTGTTTATGGAGAGGGAACTACGGTGACGATCACATGTAAAAACAGTTTTGAATGA
- a CDS encoding ATP-binding protein: MVIKRNIEDRIREMSRKFPVVSLTGPRQSGKTTLLRSMFPEYQYVSLENPDIQDFALQDPRRFLENYNRYVILDEVQRVPHLFNYLQQKVDDDGIPGQYLLSGSQNFQLMESITQSLAGRVALFKLFPFSFSELKNAGWMSTTMEETIYKGFYPRIFSSEISPLDYYPNYFETYLQRDVRQLTAVQDLVIFRNFVRLCAGRISQPLNYQSLSSDAGISPPTAKAWMGVLQASHICYLLPPYFQNYSKRLAKSPKLYFTDVGLVANLLGISSPRDLQTHFSRGHLFENLIVSEIMKQGFEKEWNPQFYYWRESNGHEIDLLSETKNGYTIAEIKSASTINNSFFRNLQFFQKHSNADLQLRSWLIYGGSESQQRGFATIRPWNDLEGIF, translated from the coding sequence ATGGTTATCAAACGCAATATTGAGGATAGGATTAGAGAGATGTCCCGAAAATTTCCTGTTGTATCTTTGACTGGACCACGCCAGTCTGGAAAAACAACCCTTTTAAGATCGATGTTTCCGGAATACCAATACGTTTCATTGGAAAATCCGGATATTCAGGATTTTGCTTTACAAGACCCTCGGAGATTTTTGGAAAATTATAATCGTTATGTGATTCTGGATGAAGTCCAGAGAGTTCCCCACTTATTTAATTATCTCCAGCAAAAAGTCGATGATGATGGCATTCCTGGGCAGTATCTGTTGAGTGGATCACAAAATTTTCAACTTATGGAAAGCATCACCCAGAGTTTGGCTGGTAGGGTTGCTTTGTTTAAGTTGTTTCCTTTTTCTTTTAGTGAATTAAAAAATGCTGGTTGGATGTCAACTACCATGGAAGAAACCATTTACAAAGGTTTTTATCCCCGAATTTTTAGTTCTGAAATATCTCCTTTAGATTATTATCCAAACTACTTTGAGACTTATCTACAACGTGATGTCAGGCAGTTGACCGCTGTCCAGGATTTGGTGATTTTCCGAAATTTTGTGCGTCTTTGCGCAGGTAGAATAAGTCAGCCCCTGAATTACCAATCCCTCTCCAGTGACGCGGGTATTTCACCACCAACGGCCAAAGCCTGGATGGGTGTTTTGCAAGCAAGTCATATTTGCTATTTACTGCCTCCATATTTTCAGAATTATTCCAAGCGTTTGGCCAAATCTCCAAAACTGTATTTTACGGATGTAGGACTAGTAGCAAATCTATTAGGCATTTCCTCACCAAGAGATCTTCAAACTCATTTTTCTCGGGGTCATCTGTTTGAAAATTTGATAGTATCTGAAATCATGAAACAGGGATTCGAAAAGGAATGGAATCCCCAATTTTATTATTGGAGAGAAAGCAATGGACATGAAATCGATTTGTTGTCAGAGACAAAAAACGGTTACACCATAGCAGAAATTAAATCTGCATCTACCATTAATAACTCATTTTTTCGAAATCTTCAATTTTTTCAAAAACATTCAAATGCTGATTTGCAACTCAGGTCATGGCTGATTTATGGCGGGAGTGAATCACAGCAAAGAGGCTTTGCTACAATAAGGCCTTGGAATGATTTGGAAGGAATTTTTTAA
- a CDS encoding uroporphyrinogen-III synthase has protein sequence MPTKTTTIATTPADRLKKVKTILVSQPKPERSPYFEIENKYNVQVDWRSFIQVDGLTEKEFRKQRIRHDEFPCVIFTSKNAVDHFFRLAEESRVKISEMCKYFCTTETIANYLQKFIIFRKRKVFHGTKNISELATAFNKHKDAGTFLLPCSDTGSSEVSDFLKSTKIKFQEAVMYRTVSADLSDLKDIKYDILVFFSQLDIKSLFENFPDFEQGATRLAAFGNATAKAVLDAKLILDIQAPSPQTPSMTMALDEYLKKSNK, from the coding sequence ATGCCGACGAAAACGACGACCATTGCGACCACACCAGCCGACAGACTGAAAAAGGTGAAAACCATTTTGGTCTCACAGCCTAAACCCGAACGATCCCCCTATTTCGAGATAGAGAACAAGTATAATGTCCAGGTAGACTGGCGTTCTTTTATCCAGGTGGACGGACTTACCGAGAAGGAATTCCGCAAACAAAGAATTCGTCATGACGAATTCCCTTGTGTGATCTTCACCAGTAAGAATGCTGTGGACCATTTTTTCAGATTGGCGGAAGAGTCCAGAGTCAAGATCTCCGAAATGTGCAAATATTTTTGCACCACCGAGACCATTGCCAATTACCTTCAGAAATTTATCATTTTCAGAAAGCGTAAGGTGTTTCATGGGACTAAGAATATCTCCGAACTTGCGACTGCATTTAACAAACATAAAGATGCAGGAACCTTCCTCCTCCCTTGTTCAGACACCGGTAGCAGTGAAGTTTCCGATTTTCTTAAATCTACCAAAATAAAATTCCAGGAGGCGGTCATGTATCGCACCGTAAGTGCCGACCTGTCCGACCTCAAGGACATTAAATACGACATTTTGGTGTTTTTCAGCCAACTGGATATAAAATCACTTTTTGAAAATTTTCCGGATTTTGAACAAGGGGCCACACGGTTAGCTGCTTTTGGGAACGCAACGGCAAAGGCTGTGCTCGATGCTAAGCTCATTCTAGACATCCAGGCACCTTCTCCACAGACGCCATCGATGACCATGGCTCTGGATGAGTATCTCAAGAAATCCAACAAATAA
- a CDS encoding DUF4271 domain-containing protein, whose product MLAGKRSLIILLCLCLYGLKAQNVNPFELQRPAGNNTPDSAKITKDSSALQINPFELRPAAVKTNFAVEPDYFKVVFNHWMSVRQDPTEIRSILFWLLLFLTFMMSIALNLNRNFLIKLYRSNVNLNFMNLLYRESKEENRLIFPILYGLYFAGMSIFIYLGLILWKGSLHPLILLYISLGVSGIYLIRHLSLRALGWVFGVVKETDRYLFNIVSYGSMLSVLLIPIDFILAFSNPDWSRKLMWWFLAFLFLSYVFRQLKEILLATNLWRNSIFHFLLYLCTFEIAPLALLYEFFHRSV is encoded by the coding sequence ATGTTAGCCGGTAAGAGATCCCTGATTATTTTACTTTGTCTATGCCTTTATGGGCTTAAGGCACAGAATGTCAATCCTTTTGAATTGCAGCGACCCGCCGGCAATAACACCCCTGATTCTGCCAAAATTACTAAGGACAGCTCCGCACTTCAGATAAACCCTTTTGAGCTTCGTCCTGCAGCTGTCAAAACAAACTTTGCTGTTGAGCCGGACTATTTTAAAGTAGTCTTTAACCACTGGATGTCCGTAAGACAAGATCCAACGGAAATTCGAAGTATCCTCTTTTGGCTTTTGCTCTTTCTTACGTTTATGATGTCCATCGCGCTGAACCTCAACCGGAATTTTTTGATCAAACTTTACCGGAGTAATGTAAACCTAAATTTCATGAATTTACTGTACAGGGAGAGTAAAGAGGAGAACAGGTTGATCTTTCCCATCCTGTACGGACTATACTTTGCAGGCATGAGCATATTCATCTATTTGGGTCTTATTTTGTGGAAAGGCAGCCTCCATCCATTGATCCTACTGTACATCAGTCTTGGCGTAAGTGGAATTTATTTGATTCGTCATCTTTCTCTACGGGCCTTAGGATGGGTCTTTGGTGTAGTGAAAGAGACAGATAGATACCTCTTTAACATAGTCAGCTATGGCAGCATGCTGAGCGTTTTATTGATTCCAATTGACTTTATTTTGGCCTTTTCCAATCCCGACTGGTCACGAAAGCTTATGTGGTGGTTTTTGGCTTTCCTCTTTCTAAGTTACGTATTCCGGCAGTTGAAAGAAATATTATTGGCTACCAACCTATGGCGAAACTCAATATTTCATTTTTTGTTGTACCTTTGCACCTTCGAAATCGCTCCCTTGGCTTTGCTTTATGAGTTTTTTCATAGGTCGGTCTAG
- a CDS encoding OsmC family protein — MIRTADAQWQGSGKEGSGNLSTQSGILNHTQYSFLSRFEQGIGTNPEELVAAAHAGCFSMKLSFVLGEAGFKPELLETQCRIKFENGSIVSSHLVLKAKVDGISEEVFAECVHNAEKNCPISKLLNTAISVEYSLNI, encoded by the coding sequence ATGATTAGAACAGCAGACGCTCAATGGCAAGGATCAGGTAAGGAAGGAAGTGGCAACCTCAGCACACAAAGTGGAATACTTAATCACACGCAATATTCATTTCTGTCCAGATTCGAACAGGGAATCGGAACCAATCCGGAAGAATTGGTTGCAGCAGCCCATGCAGGTTGTTTCAGTATGAAATTAAGTTTTGTTTTAGGTGAAGCCGGATTCAAACCCGAACTTTTGGAGACCCAATGCAGGATTAAGTTTGAAAATGGAAGTATTGTTTCTTCACATTTGGTCTTAAAAGCAAAAGTAGATGGGATATCAGAAGAGGTTTTCGCAGAATGTGTGCACAATGCAGAAAAGAACTGTCCAATCTCTAAATTGCTGAACACTGCTATTTCTGTAGAATACAGTCTGAATATATAG